The Scomber scombrus chromosome 5, fScoSco1.1, whole genome shotgun sequence genome window below encodes:
- the wdr53 gene encoding WD repeat-containing protein 53, with protein sequence MARQWCDGHSTSILCVGASPGPEGLLASGSEGGEVAVWSQEGTIIGRLTLSGEEDNTGVAFSPAAAGLLYVSHGDTVSTLDPRNLKGTVEEFQGAGEEEINALALNEKGSALAVADDSGAVRVLELPGGKVFRTLRRHTNICSSVAFRPHRPNNLLSAGLDMQVMLWGLQKTRPLWTLNLQDVAEEEDDHQQRPGQLFNPPLAHCVSVASCGNILGCAAEDGRVHLMRIGSGSKLEQQGAVKAHSQGASQAHFINFLSHPYWLATGGNDGQVALWDISKHPVVTPEGKAKPGGTAAPRRKGKSKAKRKEQTQNKAKTPPKAEAEKEEAEGEEEGAAAAGAEEVTEEKPGPKLSISHGDKVNWLCPAVLKGEPSVVVADQSSNLTVYPLSPL encoded by the exons ATGGCCAGGCAGTGGTGTGACGGCCACTCCACATCCATCCTGTGCGTCGGGGCGTCCCCTGGCCCCGAAGGTCTCCTAGCTTCAGGCTCTGAGGGCGGAGAGGTTGCTGTTTGGAGCCAAGAAGGAACCATCATAGGCCGCCTCACCCTCTCTGGTGAAGAGGACAATACTGGTGTCGCCTTCTCACCTGCAGCTGCGGGCCTGCTGTATGTGTCCCACGGAGACACAGTGAGTACACTCGACCCCCGAAACCTGAAGGGCACCGTGGAGGAGTTTCAGGGTGCAGGGGAAGAGGAGATCAATGCTTTGGCGCTGAACGAGAAGGGTTCAGCTCTGGCGGTGGCTGATGACTCCGGGGCGGTCCGGGTGCTGGAGCTTCCTGGGGGGAAAGTTTTCAGGACTCTTCGCAGACACACTAACATCTGCTCCTCTGTGGCTTTTCGGCCTCACAGGCCCAACAAcctgctgtctgctggactggacaTGCAG GTGATGCTTTGGGGTCTGCAGAAGACTCGTCCTCTTTGGACCCTCAACCTCCAGGATGTAGCTGAGGAAGAAGACGACCACCAGCAGCGTCCCGGTCAGCTTTTCAACCCTCCGCTGGCTCACTGCGTTTCCGTGGCGAGTTGCGGGAACATTTTGGGATGTGCGGCAGAGGACGGGCGGGTGCATCTGATGCGGATCGGCAGCGGCTCTAAACTGGAACAGCAGGGAGCAGTCAAGGCACACAGTCAGGGAGCCTCGCAAGCCCACTTTATCAATTTCCTGTCCCACCCGTACTGGCTCGCCACCGGGGGGAACGACGGCCAGGTGGCCCTGTGGGACATCAGCAAGCACCCAGTGGTGACTCCAGAGGGAAAGGCCAAACCCGGAGGGACTGCGGCTCCACGTAGGAAAGGGAAGAGCAAggcaaagagaaaagaacagaCCCAGAACAAAGCAAAGACGCCACCGAAGGCTGAAGCTGAAAAAGAAGAGGCGGAGGGCGAGGAggaaggagcagcagcagcaggtgcagAGGAGGTGACGGAGGAGAAGCCGGGGCCCAAGCTGAGCATCAGTCATGGAGACAAGGTGAACTGGCTTTGCCCTGCTGTGCTGAAAGGAGAGCCCAGCGTGGTGGTCGCAGATCAGAGCTCTAATCTAACAGTTTATCCTCTGTCTCCACTATAG